The following are encoded together in the Elusimicrobiota bacterium genome:
- a CDS encoding ABC transporter permease, whose translation MAKLLTALTTGLLEIWAHKTRSFLSFLTMTIGVAALLYTFAITEGSNQRMKKAMELSGPGRMSISKKRDYKSKGLSPGLTYNDAAVIRESFPDLYMISPETQMWGSGFVFKDFKDDNFMAMGLTPDWAKREWVFKLRGRFLKWDDVRQNAKVCVLIEPGGWRKKPAWLKFWGIANSFENWITRRDLLGETVVIGNQSFVVVGIIKEPIREDDPRWFRGGSWGTGRGIIPITTIPSLKSKWGWSPDNETIDEIDIDTGDEKTLALYKKKIDILLKARHRGEEDYEIRAYAEMFAERLAENRKMAVAIMIMGLVCILAGGIGIMNVTLATIYSRIREIGIRRAVGASRGDILLQFVIEAMLLGLLGGVFGIGLGLIGINTFLKELRWMDIATFQIHHFLAALGIAAGTGFIFSVYPAWMAARLDPVEALHYE comes from the coding sequence ATGGCCAAATTATTAACGGCTCTGACCACCGGGCTTCTTGAAATCTGGGCCCACAAAACCCGGTCGTTTTTGAGTTTTTTAACCATGACCATCGGGGTTGCGGCGCTCTTATATACTTTCGCCATCACCGAAGGCTCGAATCAACGCATGAAGAAAGCCATGGAATTATCCGGCCCGGGGCGGATGTCGATTTCCAAAAAAAGGGATTACAAATCAAAAGGACTTTCTCCGGGATTAACCTACAACGACGCCGCAGTCATACGCGAATCATTCCCGGATCTCTACATGATTTCCCCGGAAACGCAAATGTGGGGATCAGGTTTTGTATTCAAGGATTTTAAAGATGACAATTTCATGGCCATGGGTCTGACTCCGGATTGGGCCAAACGCGAATGGGTTTTTAAGCTCAGGGGCCGATTTTTAAAATGGGACGATGTCCGTCAAAACGCCAAAGTCTGCGTGCTGATCGAACCCGGAGGCTGGCGCAAAAAACCGGCTTGGCTCAAATTTTGGGGGATTGCCAACAGTTTCGAAAACTGGATCACCCGGCGCGATCTTCTGGGTGAAACCGTGGTTATCGGCAATCAATCCTTCGTGGTCGTGGGCATTATCAAGGAGCCGATCAGGGAAGACGACCCGCGTTGGTTCAGGGGAGGCTCCTGGGGCACGGGCCGAGGCATTATTCCCATCACCACCATCCCTTCTTTAAAAAGCAAGTGGGGGTGGAGTCCGGATAACGAGACTATTGATGAAATCGACATCGATACCGGAGACGAAAAAACGCTGGCTCTATACAAGAAAAAAATCGATATTTTGCTTAAAGCCCGGCACCGGGGCGAAGAAGACTATGAAATCAGGGCCTATGCCGAGATGTTCGCCGAACGCCTGGCTGAAAACCGGAAAATGGCTGTGGCCATTATGATCATGGGCTTGGTTTGCATTTTAGCGGGCGGCATCGGCATTATGAATGTGACGCTCGCCACCATCTATTCACGCATCAGAGAAATCGGCATCCGCCGCGCGGTCGGCGCCTCAAGAGGGGATATCCTGCTTCAATTCGTGATCGAGGCCATGCTCTTAGGGCTCTTAGGCGGCGTGTTCGGCATCGGCCTGGGTTTAATCGGGATCAACACATTCCTTAAGGAACTTCGTTGGATGGATATCGCCACGTTCCAGATTCATCATTTTCTCGCTGCCTTGGGGATTGCCGCAGGGACAGGCTTCATCTTCTCGGTTTATCCGGCCTGGATGGCGGCGCGCCTGGACCCGGTTGAGGCCCTGCACTACGAATAA
- a CDS encoding ABC transporter ATP-binding protein, which translates to MKNKSVVRCRQIVKTYNENYTALRGIDLQINAGELVAVMGPSGCGKSTLLNILGLLDRPSSGTYDLDEEDISLFKDRERTLRRREKIGFVFQAFNLLPRLSAMENVMLPMGYRGISRKEAAAKAASLLSSVGLKNKEKNSPIQLSGGEKQRVGIARALANDPSLILADEPTGNLDTNTGREILDLFLELNAQNKTIVLVTHDPNIAEKTKRVIHLKDGQIINGSDHRAS; encoded by the coding sequence ATGAAAAATAAAAGCGTCGTCCGCTGCCGGCAAATCGTCAAAACCTATAATGAAAATTACACCGCGCTGCGCGGCATCGACCTTCAAATCAACGCCGGAGAGTTGGTCGCCGTCATGGGACCTTCGGGCTGCGGCAAATCGACGCTGCTCAACATCCTCGGCCTCTTGGACCGGCCGAGCTCGGGAACATACGATTTAGACGAAGAGGATATTTCCCTTTTCAAAGACCGCGAACGCACGCTCAGGCGCAGGGAAAAGATCGGCTTCGTGTTCCAGGCGTTTAATCTTCTGCCGCGCTTAAGCGCCATGGAAAACGTGATGCTCCCCATGGGCTACCGTGGAATCTCAAGAAAAGAGGCCGCGGCAAAAGCCGCTTCGCTTTTATCGTCGGTCGGCCTCAAAAATAAAGAAAAAAACAGCCCGATCCAACTCTCCGGAGGCGAAAAACAACGCGTAGGCATTGCCCGGGCTTTGGCGAACGACCCCTCCTTGATCCTAGCCGATGAGCCGACCGGAAATCTGGACACCAACACAGGCCGGGAAATTCTCGATCTTTTTCTAGAATTAAACGCCCAAAACAAAACAATCGTCCTGGTCACCCATGATCCAAACATCGCCGAAAAAACAAAACGGGTGATTCATTTAAAAGATGGCCAAATTATTAACGGCTCTGACCACCGGGCTTCTTGA
- a CDS encoding efflux RND transporter periplasmic adaptor subunit produces the protein MSWPRPKLPAKKKSLLILIALILLLGATLAAYRSKKQNHKNGGPELALAAKGDIETRFRETGEVVPRVAVDIHAKASGRIIDRYVNEGSAVKRGEKLALLQPGRSELDRYVPIEITAPISGVILAPIQREGQREIQRLAQPGDFVLGLLDTTNPTVLMIIADMREMTVELKISEMDILKLKTGMSVDVKVDAIAGETFPGEIDSISPRAVRDSNNLKTFKVLVRLIKNDERLRTGMTARVEAVLAKKTGVLKIPLNVIYEEKGEEFVYFARGKKPERRTVKTGLKNETDAEVIEGLNEGESVLPEKPLDEK, from the coding sequence ATGTCCTGGCCACGGCCAAAACTGCCCGCCAAGAAAAAATCTCTATTAATTTTAATCGCTCTAATTTTGCTTTTAGGGGCGACGCTGGCCGCCTATCGCTCGAAAAAACAAAATCATAAAAACGGCGGGCCAGAGCTTGCCTTAGCCGCCAAAGGCGATATTGAAACGCGCTTTCGCGAAACAGGGGAAGTCGTTCCCAGGGTTGCCGTCGACATTCATGCCAAAGCCAGCGGCCGCATCATCGACCGCTACGTTAATGAAGGTTCCGCGGTCAAAAGAGGGGAGAAACTGGCCCTGCTTCAACCCGGCCGGTCAGAGTTGGACCGGTATGTCCCCATCGAGATCACGGCCCCGATCAGCGGCGTCATTTTGGCGCCCATCCAAAGGGAAGGTCAGCGAGAAATTCAGCGTTTAGCCCAACCCGGAGATTTTGTGCTGGGGCTTTTAGACACCACCAACCCTACCGTCTTAATGATCATTGCGGATATGCGGGAAATGACGGTTGAGCTTAAAATCAGCGAAATGGATATTTTGAAACTCAAAACCGGCATGTCCGTCGACGTAAAAGTGGATGCCATCGCGGGCGAAACGTTCCCCGGTGAAATCGATTCCATATCGCCGCGCGCCGTCAGGGACAGCAACAACTTAAAGACATTCAAGGTTCTGGTGCGCCTGATTAAAAACGACGAACGTTTAAGGACCGGCATGACGGCGCGCGTCGAAGCCGTGCTCGCCAAAAAAACCGGGGTGCTGAAAATCCCTTTAAACGTCATCTATGAAGAAAAAGGGGAAGAATTCGTTTACTTTGCCCGAGGCAAAAAACCCGAACGCCGGACCGTCAAAACAGGCCTAAAAAACGAAACGGACGCTGAAGTGATCGAGGGTCTCAATGAGGGCGAGAGCGTGCTGCCCGAAAAACCGCTCGATGAAAAATAA
- a CDS encoding TolC family protein — protein MIHKHSVLLIFLALFVPALPAEAASWNQADYVRKVLQASPELETARQDLDRARRRKTSTLATAWLPNAAASASAIPYGHNPQNQYAFAKWKTESDEVSYNANVSLNLFNSFKDHWAFKTAALETRLADVELLRAVRETVLKALETFHHLILKNKNLAAFEQNLQMQRDQHEMAQNLYKQGLRSLFDIQKTQVDLYSTEQRLLGVRNDARLALAKFNWLIERPGEEAAQAQEPDRPKPGSIPGFDDSWSLALRQKPELINARLRVDKARIETRVRGQKLFPDLNVKADWNWQNSATFGLPSKQFGIPEKNYQVSAVLSYSFGLGHIAQWQDYMGAAAQHKAAQAAERETQRRIKEEILTAILELERLGASYAISARKESLVKENAAYVQERYSQGSAGILELTQAQQDLLSAQLEQAQVIKDYHLAVMKYKIAVGTPLDEEALE, from the coding sequence TTGATTCATAAACATTCCGTTCTCCTCATATTCCTGGCCCTGTTCGTCCCGGCTTTGCCGGCAGAAGCGGCTTCTTGGAATCAGGCCGATTATGTCCGTAAAGTTTTACAGGCCTCGCCGGAGCTTGAAACGGCGAGGCAAGATCTCGACCGGGCCCGCCGCAGAAAAACCTCGACGCTCGCCACAGCCTGGCTGCCGAATGCAGCGGCCTCGGCCAGCGCCATCCCCTATGGTCATAATCCTCAAAATCAATACGCCTTCGCCAAATGGAAAACCGAATCGGATGAGGTCAGCTATAACGCCAATGTTTCACTTAATCTCTTCAACAGCTTCAAAGATCATTGGGCCTTCAAGACCGCGGCCTTGGAGACGCGCCTAGCCGACGTAGAGCTGCTGCGCGCCGTCAGGGAAACAGTCCTCAAAGCCCTGGAAACTTTCCATCATTTAATCCTCAAAAATAAAAACCTGGCGGCTTTCGAACAAAATCTTCAAATGCAGCGCGACCAGCATGAAATGGCCCAAAACCTATACAAACAAGGATTGCGCAGCCTATTTGATATTCAAAAAACCCAAGTCGATCTTTATTCAACCGAACAGCGCCTGTTGGGGGTCCGCAATGACGCGCGCCTGGCCCTGGCCAAATTCAACTGGCTGATCGAGCGTCCGGGCGAAGAAGCCGCGCAAGCCCAAGAGCCGGACCGGCCCAAACCCGGCTCCATCCCGGGCTTTGATGATTCCTGGTCCCTGGCGCTGCGGCAAAAACCGGAACTCATCAACGCGCGGCTGCGCGTGGACAAGGCCCGGATTGAAACGCGCGTGCGCGGGCAGAAACTTTTTCCCGATTTAAACGTCAAAGCGGATTGGAACTGGCAGAACAGCGCTACCTTCGGGCTGCCCAGCAAACAATTCGGCATCCCTGAAAAAAATTATCAGGTCTCCGCCGTTCTTTCCTACTCTTTCGGATTGGGCCATATCGCGCAATGGCAGGATTATATGGGCGCCGCGGCCCAACATAAGGCCGCCCAAGCCGCTGAGCGCGAAACCCAGCGCCGGATCAAAGAAGAAATCCTAACGGCGATTCTCGAGCTTGAGCGCCTAGGAGCCTCTTACGCGATCAGCGCCCGAAAAGAATCGTTGGTCAAAGAAAATGCGGCTTATGTCCAGGAGCGCTACAGCCAGGGCTCGGCCGGCATCCTCGAACTCACCCAAGCCCAGCAAGACCTCTTGTCCGCCCAGCTTGAACAGGCGCAAGTCATCAAGGACTATCATCTTGCTGTGATGAAATATAAAATCGCGGTTGGAACGCCCCTGGATGAGGAGGCACTCGAGTGA
- a CDS encoding ABC transporter substrate-binding protein, producing the protein MTKRLAAKFLAVTLTAGIAQPANAEILSQIKNPDTFIYATIGDADSLDPAYAYDTASHQIIFQVYEQLVMFKGSSVKEYIPMLAEVVPTKANGGISADGMTYTFKIRKGVKFHDGAELTPEDIKYSLMRFMLQDRAGGPSALLLEPIGGVPSTRDDKGNTTLDFKKLEEHIKIDGQKLTIHLAKPYAPFLSVLAMWTYTVNKKWAAAHGDWDGTETTWKKYNNPKKENSYFFEHMNGTGAFMFEGWDKTTKQISLTRHENYWRAPAKLKRIVIKKVDEFATRRLLLDRGDVDSAYVSNQYEPQVAKIPGVKIAQVPVLDISAVFTFNFNINPAPNPYIGSGKLDGNGIPVDFFADKDVRLGFTYAYDQNVTVNDIYRGTAELCRGFIPTALPGYNPKQPVREFNLKKAEEHLRKAHGGKLWETGFRMVLPFNAGNDIRQTASNIFRKNLESLNPKFKVDVRPIQWSTLLSDESSFKLPMRYTAWLADFPDPHNFAFSYMHHNGAQIGRYRYHNPEADELVEKAVAEINPKKREQLYFDLTKIAYEDAPFIFGISTRQPLPLRDWVQGFYANPVIPDYFYFYPIEKSLGATTETKTRPKGGK; encoded by the coding sequence ATGACCAAACGCCTCGCCGCAAAATTTTTGGCCGTTACATTGACTGCCGGCATCGCCCAGCCCGCCAATGCCGAAATCCTCTCGCAGATAAAGAATCCGGACACGTTCATTTACGCCACCATCGGCGACGCGGACAGCCTTGACCCGGCTTACGCTTACGACACGGCCAGCCACCAGATCATTTTTCAGGTTTACGAACAGCTCGTGATGTTCAAGGGCAGCTCGGTTAAAGAATATATCCCCATGCTTGCCGAGGTAGTCCCGACGAAAGCCAACGGAGGCATCTCCGCCGATGGGATGACCTACACGTTTAAAATCCGCAAAGGCGTCAAATTCCATGACGGCGCCGAGCTGACGCCCGAGGACATCAAATACTCCTTAATGCGCTTCATGCTTCAGGATCGAGCCGGCGGGCCTTCGGCTTTGCTGCTGGAGCCGATCGGGGGCGTGCCCTCGACTCGGGATGATAAAGGCAATACCACTCTGGATTTCAAAAAGCTCGAAGAGCACATCAAAATCGATGGGCAAAAACTCACAATTCACCTGGCCAAACCCTATGCGCCGTTTCTGTCGGTCCTGGCCATGTGGACGTATACCGTCAATAAAAAATGGGCCGCGGCTCACGGCGACTGGGATGGGACCGAAACCACGTGGAAGAAATACAACAACCCCAAGAAAGAAAATTCTTATTTCTTCGAACACATGAACGGCACCGGAGCCTTTATGTTCGAGGGATGGGACAAAACCACGAAACAAATCAGCCTGACTCGCCACGAAAATTACTGGCGCGCCCCGGCCAAGTTAAAACGCATCGTGATTAAAAAAGTTGATGAATTCGCTACGCGGCGCCTGCTCTTGGACAGAGGCGACGTGGATTCGGCCTATGTTTCCAATCAATACGAACCGCAGGTAGCCAAAATTCCGGGGGTCAAAATCGCCCAGGTGCCGGTGTTGGATATCAGCGCGGTCTTCACCTTCAATTTCAACATCAACCCGGCGCCCAATCCTTATATCGGCTCGGGGAAATTAGACGGCAACGGCATCCCGGTTGATTTCTTCGCGGACAAAGACGTGCGTTTGGGATTCACGTACGCCTATGATCAAAACGTGACGGTCAATGACATTTACCGGGGAACGGCCGAACTTTGCCGCGGGTTCATCCCGACCGCTTTGCCTGGGTACAACCCCAAACAACCCGTCAGAGAATTTAACCTGAAAAAAGCCGAGGAACATCTCAGAAAAGCTCACGGCGGCAAACTGTGGGAAACGGGCTTCCGCATGGTGCTGCCTTTTAACGCAGGCAACGACATTCGCCAAACCGCCAGCAATATTTTCAGAAAGAATCTTGAATCATTGAATCCGAAATTCAAAGTGGACGTGCGGCCCATCCAATGGTCCACTTTGCTTTCGGATGAATCAAGCTTCAAACTGCCCATGCGCTACACCGCCTGGCTGGCGGATTTTCCCGATCCGCATAATTTCGCCTTCTCCTACATGCATCACAACGGCGCCCAGATCGGACGCTATCGCTACCATAACCCGGAAGCGGATGAATTGGTGGAAAAGGCGGTCGCCGAAATTAACCCTAAAAAACGCGAGCAGCTATATTTCGATTTGACGAAAATCGCCTATGAAGACGCTCCGTTTATTTTCGGCATTTCAACTCGGCAGCCGCTGCCGCTGAGGGATTGGGTGCAAGGATTCTACGCCAATCCCGTGATCCCGGATTATTTCTATTTCTACCCCATCGAAAAATCTTTGGGAGCGACGACGGAAACAAAAACCCGGCCCAAGGGGGGAAAATAA
- a CDS encoding dipeptide ABC transporter ATP-binding protein encodes MAANSKLFEIRGLKKHFILTKGVIRKKITGVVKAVDGINLEVFQGETLGLVGETGCGKSTMGRLILGLEKPTDGTILFEGTDIWSHGRSGWKGFRRQAQIVFQDPFSSLNPRMKVNNIVEEPLVIHGIGDKNSRRQKVEELLNVVGLTRAHAQRYPHEFSGGQRQRIGIARALALNPKLIVCDEPVSALDVSIQAQVLNLLAELQRKFNLTYVFISHDLSVVKHIATRVAVMYLGRIVEIAPSAELFANPQHPYTEALLSSCPIADPALKNRPKILLTGDVPSPLNPPPGCHFHPRCRYAQDSCRVNEPQWTPIGEDGKHSVLCPVLPFAKEPSAAAIHFK; translated from the coding sequence ATGGCCGCTAACTCGAAACTTTTTGAGATCCGCGGCCTCAAAAAGCACTTCATCCTGACCAAAGGCGTCATCCGCAAAAAAATAACGGGCGTGGTCAAAGCCGTGGACGGCATCAACTTGGAGGTTTTCCAAGGAGAAACCTTGGGCCTGGTGGGGGAAACCGGCTGCGGAAAATCCACAATGGGGCGGCTGATCCTCGGCCTTGAAAAGCCCACGGACGGCACGATCCTTTTTGAGGGAACGGATATCTGGTCTCACGGAAGATCCGGTTGGAAAGGATTTCGCCGGCAAGCGCAAATCGTTTTCCAGGATCCCTTCTCAAGCTTAAACCCCAGAATGAAAGTCAACAACATCGTGGAAGAGCCCCTCGTCATCCACGGCATCGGCGACAAAAACTCCCGCCGCCAAAAAGTCGAGGAGCTCTTAAACGTGGTCGGCCTAACCCGGGCTCATGCCCAACGCTACCCGCATGAATTTTCCGGCGGCCAGCGCCAGCGCATCGGCATCGCCAGAGCTTTGGCCTTAAACCCCAAACTCATCGTCTGCGACGAGCCGGTAAGCGCCTTGGATGTTTCCATTCAAGCCCAAGTCTTAAATTTGCTGGCCGAACTTCAGCGAAAATTCAACCTGACCTATGTTTTCATCTCTCACGATCTTTCAGTGGTCAAGCATATCGCGACGCGCGTGGCGGTCATGTACTTGGGGCGAATCGTGGAAATCGCCCCTTCCGCTGAACTCTTTGCGAATCCGCAGCATCCCTATACCGAGGCCCTGCTCTCATCATGCCCGATCGCGGACCCGGCGCTTAAAAACCGGCCCAAAATTCTTTTGACCGGAGATGTGCCCAGCCCGCTTAATCCGCCGCCCGGATGCCATTTCCATCCGCGCTGCCGGTATGCCCAAGATTCCTGCCGCGTCAACGAGCCGCAATGGACGCCCATCGGTGAGGACGGCAAACACAGCGTTCTCTGCCCGGTGCTGCCATTCGCCAAAGAACCGTCCGCGGCAGCCATTCATTTTAAGTAA
- a CDS encoding ABC transporter ATP-binding protein has product MESVLSVRNLKTHFFTEEGVVRAVDGLSYDLFPGKTLGIVGESGCGKSVHALSILRLIPNPPGRIVNGEILFKGKGMDKPVDLVRLPNSKLRAIRGDRIAMIFQEPMTSLNPVLTVGEQIAESIRHHQKTGQTQAWNQAADLLDQVGIPNAAKRVFDYPHQFSGGMRQRAMIAMALAMKPDILIADEPTTALDVTIQAQILTLMRKMQEAYRMALIMITHNLGVVAEVCDDVIVMYAGKPVETAPVAGIFEKPRHPYTWGLLNSVPKLNQRQDRLSPIEGQPPNLARIGESCLFAPRCPYSWNHCRETTPGLIPAGASQSASCFLHDAQARGLAPAETMEKARKQGLVDGR; this is encoded by the coding sequence ATGGAATCCGTTCTTTCCGTTCGCAATCTTAAAACTCATTTCTTCACAGAAGAAGGGGTGGTCCGGGCCGTCGACGGACTAAGTTACGACCTATTCCCCGGCAAAACCCTCGGCATTGTCGGCGAATCAGGTTGCGGAAAAAGCGTGCATGCGCTTTCCATCCTGCGCCTGATCCCCAACCCTCCCGGGCGCATCGTCAACGGCGAAATTCTTTTCAAGGGCAAGGGCATGGACAAACCCGTGGACCTGGTCCGATTGCCGAACTCCAAACTGCGCGCCATCAGGGGCGACCGTATCGCCATGATTTTCCAGGAACCCATGACCAGCCTCAATCCGGTGCTGACCGTGGGCGAACAGATCGCGGAAAGCATCCGCCATCACCAAAAAACCGGCCAAACGCAAGCCTGGAATCAAGCCGCCGATCTTCTCGATCAAGTCGGCATTCCCAACGCGGCCAAGCGCGTCTTTGATTATCCTCACCAGTTCTCCGGCGGCATGCGCCAACGGGCCATGATCGCCATGGCGCTGGCCATGAAACCGGATATTCTGATCGCGGATGAGCCGACGACGGCCCTTGACGTCACCATCCAAGCTCAAATTTTGACCTTGATGAGAAAAATGCAGGAAGCTTACCGGATGGCGCTGATCATGATCACCCATAACCTGGGCGTCGTCGCCGAAGTCTGCGATGACGTGATCGTCATGTACGCCGGAAAACCCGTTGAGACCGCCCCCGTCGCCGGCATTTTTGAAAAGCCGAGGCATCCCTACACCTGGGGCCTATTGAACTCCGTCCCGAAATTAAATCAACGCCAAGACCGTTTAAGCCCCATCGAAGGCCAGCCGCCGAACTTAGCCCGCATCGGCGAGAGCTGTCTGTTCGCCCCGCGTTGCCCTTATTCCTGGAATCATTGCCGGGAAACGACGCCCGGCCTCATCCCCGCGGGCGCGTCTCAAAGCGCCAGCTGTTTTCTGCATGATGCCCAAGCTCGCGGCTTGGCCCCCGCTGAAACGATGGAAAAAGCCCGCAAGCAAGGACTCGTGGATGGCCGCTAA
- a CDS encoding Lrp/AsnC ligand binding domain-containing protein, producing MVTGLVLVRLSSGKEKQALQQIKATKGVAHVSAVFGRWDLVLDMETDDLATLSNTVVAKIRAIPGVQSTETLITTAI from the coding sequence ATGGTCACCGGACTCGTGCTCGTGAGACTTTCATCGGGTAAAGAAAAGCAAGCTCTGCAGCAAATCAAAGCCACCAAAGGCGTCGCCCATGTTTCCGCGGTATTCGGACGATGGGACTTGGTTCTGGATATGGAAACTGATGATTTGGCCACTCTTTCAAACACGGTCGTCGCCAAAATTCGCGCCATCCCGGGCGTTCAATCCACGGAAACGCTGATCACCACGGCCATATAA